Part of the Bacillota bacterium genome is shown below.
GAAGGAGTTCATAAGAGGCCTCCGGGTCTAGGCCGGCAGTAGGCTCATCTAGGTAGACGAGCTCAGGATCGCCCATTAGTGCTCTAGCAATAGATAGCTTTTGCTTCATTCCTTTGCTGTATGCCTCTACTTTATCACCCGATCTATCCTGCAGCCCGAATCGCTCAAGAAGCTCTTTAGCCCGTTTAAAGGACTCATTATTTGATAGCCCGTACAATTTGCCGAACAAAAGAAGGTTTTCGATCGCGGTTAGTCTTTCATAAAGATTGCAATCAGATAAAACACCAACCCTTTGTCGGATGCTTTGAGTTTCGTTATATAGGTCAAAACCGAGGATATTAATATTTCCTGCGCTTGATGGTTTTACCAGGCCATTGAGTATGCGAACGGTTGTAGTTTTACCAGCCCCGTTTGGCCCAAGAAGACCAAAAACAGAACCCCTATCAACAGAAAGGCTTATCTGGTCAAGAGCAACTATTTCCTCAAAACTTTTGCTGATATTTTCAGCTTCGATAGCAAGTTTACTCATTTCTCAAAAATTATATCTTTTATGGTTTGAACAGTAAATCATGCCAAATTGGTGTCATCCATGAAAAAGCGTGTTTTTGTCAAGTCCCATAAGAGACTCTTATTTTTGTTAGAATGGATTGATGCAGAAGGAAGTTGCCAAAGTGCGGGGCACGCCGCTATGCTGCAATTCTGGGCCACGAGCCTTGTAATAAATTTGTTACACATAGCAGCAGGAGAAAACATAGATATGGATAAGTAATTACGTAACAGAGGCAGCACTCGACCGTTGAGGGAAGGGGTAGCGAATGGCAGA
Proteins encoded:
- a CDS encoding ABC transporter ATP-binding protein, producing MSKLAIEAENISKSFEEIVALDQISLSVDRGSVFGLLGPNGAGKTTTVRILNGLVKPSSAGNINILGFDLYNETQSIRQRVGVLSDCNLYERLTAIENLLLFGKLYGLSNNESFKRAKELLERFGLQDRSGDKVEAYSKGMKQKLSIARALMGDPELVYLDEPTAGLDPEASYELLQYIKELSSDSSKTFFIASHRLEEIESICDAVAILAEGKIRAYGSPQELARQVFTDCWVSVKLAPDNSGFAPGNSGNSIDTSLLAGQLSEFDQVQDIKQSVDGIRIKVKGRDSIPELVRSLARLDINIYGIAEDVPSLQDAYLAIIKDI